The DNA region GGAAAGACGACCCTGGTCCGCAGCATCATGGGGTTGACTCCGGCCAGGTCGGGCTCCATCGTCTTCAAGGGAGAGGACATCACCCGCCTGCCCCCTTACGAAATTGCAAAAAGAGGGATCGGCTTTGTCCCTGACACCCGGCGGATCTTCCCGAACCTCTCTGTACGGAGGAATCTGGAGGTGGGAAGAAAAGAAGGAGGACTCAACCACTGGAGCCTGGAGACGGTCTACGGGCACTTCCCCCAACTCAGGGCACTGGAAGGACAGTACGGGGAGTATCTGAGCGGCGGCGAGCAACAGATGCTCGCCATTGCTCGAACCCTCATGGGAAATCCCGAGCTGATCCTTCTCGATGAACCCTCTGAGGGACTCGCCCCCAAGATGGTGATGGAAGTCATGAAGATCATCCGGGAACTCAAGGAGACCGGTATGAGCATTCTCCTGGTGGAACAGTATTCGACTCTGGCCCTGGGGATGGCCGACAGGAGCTACGTCCTGGACAAGGGACACCTGATCCATGAAGGTGACGCCCGGGAGCTCTTTGAGAACCTCGACTTGAGAAAAAAACTGCTGGGTATTTGAGGCTTGTGGAAGAGGCCTGTTTCCGGCCCTCTGACTTTGTCACGATCGACTGCTCTCCGCCGAATCGAGACTCCCAGCGGCCTTTGGGTATCTCTCCGGTTCGATCCACACAGGGAACCTGTTCCACCGAGGGCTTCTCCAGCTCCCTAGTGGTCACCGCACAAAGTCCGTTGGAGGGGAAATGAAGGAAAAGATCATCATCAATTGTGCGGTTACCGGTTCCATTCACATCCCAAGCATGACCCCCTATCTGCCTATCACCCCCGAACAGATCGCCCAGGAGGCCATCGATGCATGCAGTGCTGGCGCCAGCACGGTTCACCTCCACGCCAGGGACCCCAGGACCGGCCAGCCCACCATGAATCTCGACCTCTTCGGCCGGTTCTGCCGGGAGATCACCGGGAAGAGCGACGTAATAATATGCATCACCACAGGCGGTGCTCCCAATATGAGTCCGGAAGAACGCATGGCAGCCGTCGAAAGGTTCAAGCCGGAACTGGCCTCTATCAACATGGGATCGATGAATTTCGGCCTCTTTCCCTTGATGGAGAGGATCAAGAAATACAAGTGGGAATGGGAGAAGGAGTACCTGGAGGGTTCAAAGGATCTCGTCTTCAAGAACACCTTCCACGACCAGGAAAGAATCCTCACAATCATGCATGATAACGGCACCAAACCCGAACTCGAGTGCTACGACATGGCCCACCTCTACAACGCGGCCTACTGGGCGGACAAGGGCGTTCTCCATCCCCCTTTCTGGCTGCAGTTTATCCTGGGAATCATGGGAGGCATACAGCCCTCTGTTGAAAACCTGGTCTTCATGAAAAACACGGCAGACAGACTCTTCGGCAAAGATTATGTCTGGTCAGCCTTACCAGTGGGCCGTCACGAATTCAATCTCTGCACCGTGGCGGCCATAATGGGGGGCAATGTGCGGGTCGGCCTGGAAGACAACATCTATTTGAGCAGGGGAACCCTCGCCCGAAGCAACACGGAAATGGTGGAAAAGATGGTGCGTATCCTCGGAGAGCTGGGGATGAAACCCGCATCAGCCGAAGAGACACGGAGTATACTGAAACTTAAGGGCAAGCAAGAAACGAGCTACTAGAGATGCCTCTCCATGTTACCGCGGGAGGCTGGTAGGTTAGTTTCTGAGCCTCTCTGCCTATCGCCGAGGTAATCCAAGATCCTTTCCGCTGCCTGTTCCCCTTCGTGGATGCAGTCGCTGATACCCACTCCCCGGTAGGCACACCCCGTCAGGAATATCCCCGGATGACGCGAGATCAGCTCTTGGATCCGGGCCACCCGCTCCAGGTGTCCCAGAGTGTACTGCGGCATGGATCTCTCCCACCGATAGACCCTTGTGAATAGGGGCTCGGCTTCTATTCCCATGATCTGCCTCAACTCCTCCCTGCACATGGCCACCATCTCATGATCATCGAGGCCGAGGGCAGTCCGGTTTTTTGCCCCACCCACAAAGACCCTGAGAAGGACATGGCCGTCAGGAACACGGTGCGCGAATTTGACCGAAGTCCACGTGGAGGCCATGATGCTTCTCTTCTCTCTCCGGGGAACCACAAACCCGAATCCATCCAGAGGATGGCTGATCTGGGATCTTCTGTATGCCAGGTGGACGATAGCCGAAGAGACGTAGGGAATGGTTTGGAGAATGTCGGCCAGGGGCCTGTCTAGGGTCCCCAGGAGGCGGCCGCTCACAAAGGCGGGAGTGGCCAAGACCAGGGCCTCGGCTTCGAATTTCTCGCCCCCCTCTGTCTCGATGAAGTAATGAGGCGAGCCCTCCGGCCCTCTCCGCCCCAGGGCGGCCACCTCTTTCCCCAGGAGGACCGAGCCGGAGTTCAGCCTGGCGAGGATAGCCTCCACCAGATCACCCATCCCTTTCTTCAACGTCACAAACATGGTCCTCTCTGGCCCTTTCCTGTTCTTGACGTACCGGGCGAACTTCTTCCGTCGCACGAGCATGCCGCGGATAAGACTGCCGTACTCTTGCTCCAGCTCGAGGAACCTGGGAAATGTCGCCTTGAGGCTCATAGTCTCCGGAACCGATGCATGGATTCCCGCCACCAGAGGTTCGGCGATCTTCTCGAGTGCCTCCCTGCCGAGACGGCGGGAGACAAAGTCCGCCAGGCTCTCTTCCCCGTCGCTCTTCCTGGCAGGAATAAAGAGGTCCATTGCCATCCGGATCTTTCCAAAGGGGCTGACAAGACTGCTCATAACAAAGGGCATGAAGCTCGTCGGGACCAGAAGCATGAACCCCTCTGGAAGAGCATGGAGTCTGCCCCGCCAGAGGATAAAGGTCCGGCGGTTCTCGCTGGTATTCAGGAGCTCGTCTTCCATGCCCAGCCGCTCGCATAGTCTCAGGGCCCATGGCTTCTCCGACAGGAAGCAGTCGGGCCCCCCCTCGAGAATGAAATCCCCCATCCTCTCGGTAAGAATCGATCCACCCGGATGAGCCTCTTTCTCGATGAGAAAGACCTCGATGGGCGCTCGCCTCTCTCTTATTCTCTCCTGGAGGAAAAAAGCCGTTGAAAGCCCGGATATCCCCCCACCCACAACCACGACGCGTCTCAAAGGGATTTCTCCATCTTCTCACCAATTCCAGGGCCGTTAGCTCCTGCCTCCTTTTCAAGCCGTTCCAACACTACCTCGGCAAGGGCCCGAATAAACGTGGAGGAATCGTTCAGCGAGGGTGATCTCTCGTACTCCATGCCAAGGGCCTCTGCATGATTCCTGTACTCTATGTCGAGATCATAGAGTGTCTCCAGATGGTCGGAGACGAAGCCCACGGGAACCACCAAAACACTGGACCGTCCTTTTGCAGAGAGATCGGTCATAACCTCCGCCACGTCCGGTCCCAACCAGGGTCCCGGCCCTGGTGCCTTACTCTGAAAGGCCAGATGCCATCTCACCTGACCGATCCGTTCTGAGACGCCCCGGATTGTTTCAAGGATCTCTTCGACATAGGGATCACCGGCCACGGACATCTCCGGAAGGCTGTGAGCGCTGAAGATGATCTCAACCCTCTCCCTGGAATCATGGGCAAAGAGAGAAAGCCCTTCGTTGATCCTCTCTTCCAGGGCTTGGAGAAACAGAGGATGCGTGTGCCATCCCGCAACGGGCAGCACTTCGAAGCCGGCCTTCCTCTGCTCGACCGCCTCCTTGAGAGCGGTAAAATAGGGTCCCGTGCTGAGTCTCGATCTATGAGGGGTCAGGGGTAAGGCCGCCAACTTTCGGATACCCCACCCTGCCAGGCGCCCCACCGCATGCTCGACCGAGGGCTCTGAAAAACGCATACCCACGGCTACTCTGATGTTGCAGCCCCTTCCGGCGAGTTCCGACTCGATAGCCTCTGCCTGTCGCCGTGTGATCTCCGCAAGAGGAGACCCCCCTCCGATGAGCCGGTATTTCTCCTTGATGGCCGCGACTCTCTCCTCCGGGAGAGGCCTCTTGCCCAGGAATCTTTCAAGAAAATCCTCCACCTCCTCCATCCGTGATGGCCCGCCAAAAGACATGACAAGAACCGCGGCATCCGGGCAAAGGTTGCTCATCGCTGGCTTATCTCGTGGACCGAATCGACCATGATTCTCACGTGATCAACAGGGGTATCGGGAAGGACGCCGTGGCCCAGATTGAAAATATGGCCAGGGCGGTTCCCGGCGGCGGCCAGAATCGACCGAACCGCCTCTCTGATCTTCTGAGGAGGAGCAAGAAGCACAGCAGGATCGAGGTTCCCCTGGACACCCACATTGTGGCCGATCTCGTTCCACGCCTTTCCAAGATCGATCCGCCAATCCAAACCGATCACGTCCCCTCCGGCCTCCCTCATGAGGCCCAGGATCCCCGATGTGTTGGTGGCAAAGTGAATCAACGGGACATCCAGGCCGAGCCCCTGAAAGACCTGCCGCAAATAGGGGAGGACGAATGCCTCGTAGTCTGCAGGGCCGAGGGAGCCCACCCAGGTGTCAAAGACCTGGATGGCCTGAGCTCCCGCCTCGACTTGGCTCCTCACATACCGGGTCGTCACACGGGTGAGCGTCTCCATGAGCCTGTGCCAGGCAGCGGGGTTCTGGTACATGAGCGTCTTGGTGCGGACGAAACTCCGTGAGCGGCCGCCCTCGACCAGATAACTCGCCAGGGTGAAAGGGGCTGCTGAGAACCCGATCAGCGGCACCCGGCCCTCCAGTTCCTTACGAACCTGGCCGATAGCATCCAGTACGAAGGGAACGTCTTCATGGGGTTCGAAAACCCGGAGTCTCTCGATGTCCTCCTCGCTCCGCACCGGGGTATCGACCACAGGTCCCTCCCCCTCGGAAAACCTGAGCTCGATTCCCATGCCCTCCAGGGGGAGCAGGATGTCGGCAAAGATGATCGCCGCATCGACTCCGAACTGATCGACAGGCATCAAGGTGATCCGGGCGGCCAGTTCCGGGGTCTTGCACATTTCGAGAAAAGAGTACTTCTCCCGGAAGGCCCGATACTCCTTCATATATCGCCCCGCTTGACGCATCAGCCAGACCGGGGTAAAAGGAACTCTCTCCCGGCGGCAGGCGGCAAGAAAGGGGTAGGGGGTCTCTGCTGGCATCCGGAATCAGCCCTTCATTCGCTCCAGAGCCTCTCCTTGAAGAGAAAGAAGGTCGCAATGGCCACGATCACGACGCTTATCAGGTGAGCGGCCCGAACCCCCCCGACCATCAGGCTGTCGGCCCTGTAGAAGCTCACAACAAATCTGCCCACAGAGTAGAAGATCAGATAGAGGCAGATGATGAATCCGTCTTTGGCCGGCCGCTTTCGAATCTGCCACAGGAAAAAGAAGATTGCCAGGTTGATCGCCATTTCATACAGCATGGTGGGATGAAGAGGGAGGTGTGGAAACTGATCGCCGGCGATGCTTCCGGGGGGAAAGACTATCCCCCAAGGCATCTTGGTCGGCACTCCATGGGCATCGCCGTTCATGAAGTTGCCGAATCGTCCAAAAGCCTGTCCGAGAATCAGGCACGGGGCCACGGCATCGGCTGTGCGGAGGAAAGAAAGACCCTTCCTTCTCGTGTAGAAAAGCCCGGCCACCAATCCGCCGAGAATCCCCCCGTGAATCGCAAGTCCTCCATGCCAGATAGCGGGAATCTCTTTCCAATCCGGCCAGTAGTACTCCCAATTAAAGGCCACATAGTAGATCCTCGCGCCGAGAAGCCCGCCAAGAACAACCCAGAAAATCAGATTCATAACGTCGTCCGGTGACAGGCCCATTCCCTTTCGCCTCACTTCACTCTTCAACAGAAAGTAGCCCACCACGATGGCCAGAACGTACATGAGGCCATAGAATCTGATCTGCACCGGACCGATGGTAATGAGTACAGGATGCATAAACGACCCGATCTAGCCACTCTTGGGAGTATCCAGATCTCTATTTTACTGTTTCCTCGCCGGATATTCAAACCGAAGATCGGCGGGGTGTCAAGCGCCACAGGTTCAAGGAGGGGAGTGGGATTCATCGCTTCCCTGGATCCCT from Deltaproteobacteria bacterium includes:
- a CDS encoding ABC transporter ATP-binding protein, encoding MLTLEKVNTFYGEAHILFDISLQIGQGETVCLLGRNGAGKTTLVRSIMGLTPARSGSIVFKGEDITRLPPYEIAKRGIGFVPDTRRIFPNLSVRRNLEVGRKEGGLNHWSLETVYGHFPQLRALEGQYGEYLSGGEQQMLAIARTLMGNPELILLDEPSEGLAPKMVMEVMKIIRELKETGMSILLVEQYSTLALGMADRSYVLDKGHLIHEGDARELFENLDLRKKLLGI
- a CDS encoding 3-keto-5-aminohexanoate cleavage protein produces the protein MKEKIIINCAVTGSIHIPSMTPYLPITPEQIAQEAIDACSAGASTVHLHARDPRTGQPTMNLDLFGRFCREITGKSDVIICITTGGAPNMSPEERMAAVERFKPELASINMGSMNFGLFPLMERIKKYKWEWEKEYLEGSKDLVFKNTFHDQERILTIMHDNGTKPELECYDMAHLYNAAYWADKGVLHPPFWLQFILGIMGGIQPSVENLVFMKNTADRLFGKDYVWSALPVGRHEFNLCTVAAIMGGNVRVGLEDNIYLSRGTLARSNTEMVEKMVRILGELGMKPASAEETRSILKLKGKQETSY
- the hemG gene encoding protoporphyrinogen oxidase; amino-acid sequence: MRRVVVVGGGISGLSTAFFLQERIRERRAPIEVFLIEKEAHPGGSILTERMGDFILEGGPDCFLSEKPWALRLCERLGMEDELLNTSENRRTFILWRGRLHALPEGFMLLVPTSFMPFVMSSLVSPFGKIRMAMDLFIPARKSDGEESLADFVSRRLGREALEKIAEPLVAGIHASVPETMSLKATFPRFLELEQEYGSLIRGMLVRRKKFARYVKNRKGPERTMFVTLKKGMGDLVEAILARLNSGSVLLGKEVAALGRRGPEGSPHYFIETEGGEKFEAEALVLATPAFVSGRLLGTLDRPLADILQTIPYVSSAIVHLAYRRSQISHPLDGFGFVVPRREKRSIMASTWTSVKFAHRVPDGHVLLRVFVGGAKNRTALGLDDHEMVAMCREELRQIMGIEAEPLFTRVYRWERSMPQYTLGHLERVARIQELISRHPGIFLTGCAYRGVGISDCIHEGEQAAERILDYLGDRQRGSETNLPASRGNMERHL
- the hemH gene encoding ferrochelatase, whose product is MSNLCPDAAVLVMSFGGPSRMEEVEDFLERFLGKRPLPEERVAAIKEKYRLIGGGSPLAEITRRQAEAIESELAGRGCNIRVAVGMRFSEPSVEHAVGRLAGWGIRKLAALPLTPHRSRLSTGPYFTALKEAVEQRKAGFEVLPVAGWHTHPLFLQALEERINEGLSLFAHDSRERVEIIFSAHSLPEMSVAGDPYVEEILETIRGVSERIGQVRWHLAFQSKAPGPGPWLGPDVAEVMTDLSAKGRSSVLVVPVGFVSDHLETLYDLDIEYRNHAEALGMEYERSPSLNDSSTFIRALAEVVLERLEKEAGANGPGIGEKMEKSL
- the hemE gene encoding uroporphyrinogen decarboxylase translates to MPAETPYPFLAACRRERVPFTPVWLMRQAGRYMKEYRAFREKYSFLEMCKTPELAARITLMPVDQFGVDAAIIFADILLPLEGMGIELRFSEGEGPVVDTPVRSEEDIERLRVFEPHEDVPFVLDAIGQVRKELEGRVPLIGFSAAPFTLASYLVEGGRSRSFVRTKTLMYQNPAAWHRLMETLTRVTTRYVRSQVEAGAQAIQVFDTWVGSLGPADYEAFVLPYLRQVFQGLGLDVPLIHFATNTSGILGLMREAGGDVIGLDWRIDLGKAWNEIGHNVGVQGNLDPAVLLAPPQKIREAVRSILAAAGNRPGHIFNLGHGVLPDTPVDHVRIMVDSVHEISQR
- the lgt gene encoding prolipoprotein diacylglyceryl transferase translates to MHPVLITIGPVQIRFYGLMYVLAIVVGYFLLKSEVRRKGMGLSPDDVMNLIFWVVLGGLLGARIYYVAFNWEYYWPDWKEIPAIWHGGLAIHGGILGGLVAGLFYTRRKGLSFLRTADAVAPCLILGQAFGRFGNFMNGDAHGVPTKMPWGIVFPPGSIAGDQFPHLPLHPTMLYEMAINLAIFFFLWQIRKRPAKDGFIICLYLIFYSVGRFVVSFYRADSLMVGGVRAAHLISVVIVAIATFFLFKERLWSE